The following nucleotide sequence is from Chloracidobacterium validum.
GGCTACTACGAGTTGGGGCTTGTTCTGGCGCAGTGCGAGCCGCCACATGCCGCTGAACTGGCTTTTCGGACGGCCATCGAAAAGCGCAATGGGGTTTATCCCGAAGCCTGGCACCGCCTGGGGCGCGCCCTGATGCGCCAGAATAAGCCCCTGTTGGCCGTCGAGGCTTTCCAGCAGGCGATTGCGCAGCGGCCGGACTTCGCTGAGGCGCTCAAAGACCTGGGGCAGGCGCTCTATCGTTCGAGCGACCTGCATGCCGCCGACGCTGCCCTCAATGCGGCCCTTCGCGTCGAGCGGACGACCGGGCAGCTCAACGTACAAGCCGTGTGGCAAATCGAGCCGGAGCTTTTGTCTGGATTGCGTCAGGCAGCGTGCCTGTACGACTTGCCGCCGAGTCCGTAAGCTGGTGACACCCATCTTCTCGTTTTTTGTGAGTCGCTTATGCTTGATACCCTCTGTGTCGCTTTGAAAGGCACGCCGCGCGTCGTAATCCAGACCCTCAAGCAACAAGGTCCACTGACGCCAGCGCAACTTGTGGCTGAGACCGGGCATCCCGAAAAGTCGGTCAAGCTGGCGCTTGGGGAGCTTGAAAAGGCGCGCCTGGTCAAGCGCGACGGCGAGACTTATGCCTATGCGTGCCGGGATGAAATGGCGCCGATGAGTCGGGTTCCCTTCAATACCGAACTTGGGCGCAAGGTGCATGCTACCGCTTGCGCGGAATGCTGGAAAAAATGGCAAGCCCAGCAGCTTGTGCTGATGAATCACTTTGGCCTGAACCCGCTTGATCCGCAGGCGCAGAAGTTTTTGTTTGGCGCGATGGAGTCGTTTTTCTTTGGCGACGGCACGCCACCGATGATGGTTGACACGACGCTACAAGGCAAAATCAGCCATCTTGAGTAAGACTAAGGGCCGGAAGACGAGGAAAGACATGCGCTTCCAGGGCGTCCATCGCCGCCGCGACGGCGCCCGTCTCGGCGCTCCAGACTGACCGGGCGCGCTGCGCCAAGTCAGCGGCGCGCGCCGGTGTGGTCAGCAACGTCTCAACGGCCAGCGCCAGCGCCGACTGGAGGCGGTCGGCTGGACCTGGGGCAAGTTGCCAAATCGCGTTGGCCGCCTGGAAGCGGGCAATGATCGCTCGAAAGTTCTCCGTATGTGGTCCGGTCACGATTGGGCGACCTTCGGCAGCCGGTTCAAGGATATTGTGCCCGCCGCGCGGAACGAGACTCCCACCGACAAAGGCAACGTCCGCCCAGCGATAGGCGGCAGCAAGTTCGCCGATGGTATCGAGCACGATGATATCCGCCTGGAGGTCATCCGCCTGCGGTTGGCTTCGCCGCGCAACTCGCCACCCGCGATTTTGCAGGCTGCGCGCGACACCGGCAAAGCGTTCTGGGTGGCGTGGCGCGACGAGTAGGCGACAGGTGGTCAGGCGCTCCCTCTGCCGAAGTTGAGCAAAGACCCCGGCCAGAAGTGGTTCTTCGCCTTCGACGGTGCTCCCAGCGACAATACAGGGGCGCCCGTCGCCCAGGCCGTACTGCTGTTGGATGGATTGAGCGATGCGATCGCGGCGGGCGCGTTCGGTGGCGTCCGGCGGGGCATACTTCAAGTTGCCGGTGGTCAGCACTCGCGTGGCGGGTGCGCCAAGCGCGCGGATGCGGTCGGCATCTTCCGCAGACTGCATCAAGCAGAGCGCGAAGTGGCCCAGAAGATCGCCCATGCTTGAACCCAGCCGACGATACCGCCCAAATGAGCGATCAGACAGTCTTCCATTAGCCAAGACGACCGCAATGTGGCGGCGCGCGCAAGCTCGCAGGAAGTTGGGCCAGATTTCTGTTTCAAGGATAATGACGAGGGTTGGGTTGAGGCGCTGGAGCGCACGCTCCATGACCCAAGGCAAGTCCAGCGGAAAGTGAATGTGGGCATCCATCCAGGCAAGCTGCTCACGGGCGCGCGCTTGTCCGGCGTCGGTGGTCGTTGAAATGGCAAAGCGAGTTGCTGGAAACCGCTCCCGCAGCGCCTGCGCCAAGGGCTGACCGGCAAGGACTTCGCCAACCGAAACGCAGTGAAACCAAATGGTCGGGGCCGGCAGGGATGGGAGTCGGTAGGCGAATCGCTCGTGCAGGCTGCGCCAACTCATCCGCCGCCGGAGCGCGCGCAACCCGTAGTAGCTCAACCACAGCGGCGCGCTTGCTCCGAGCGCCAGATTGTAAAGCCAGAAGGGAAAACGTGAAAACACGCCAGAATCGAGTCCCGTGGGCGCCGCGCCGGCACCCAACCGCCGGACGTGAGGCTTGCGGATGAACTACTTGGCGCGCTCGATGTACTTGCCTTCGCTGGTGTCCACCCGGATGACGTCGCCTTCCCGGATGAAGCCGGGCACGTTGATTTGCAGACCCGTCTCAAGCTTGGCCGGCTTGCTGGTTCCGGTCACGGTCGCGCCCTTGAGTTCCGGCTCGGTTTCAACCACCTTCAGCTCGACGACCGCCGGAAGTTGAATGGCGACCGGCTGCCCCTCGTAAACCTCGACTTGAAGCGTCATGTCTGCCGTCAGGTAATTGAGTGTGTCGCCCAGGATTTCTTCATCCAACCCAATCTGTTCATAGGTTGTGATGTCCATGAAGTAGTGGGTCGGGCCTTCCTGGTAGAGATACTGCATTTCGTGCTGTTCGAGGGTGGCGCGCTCAACGTCTTCGGTGGCGCTGAAGCGGTGCTCAAAGGTTGTCCCGGTGATGATGTTCTTGAGCTTGGTCTGCATCATCGCCCGCAGGTTGCCCGGCGTGTGGTGGCGGCATTCGAGAACGCGATGGGGTTGCTTGTCAAACAAAACAATCATGCCACGCCGAATCTGATTAGCTCGCATGACGTAAAAACTCCTTGCTGCATGAGATCTCGCTGGATGAAATGACGCCACCAACCTCAATAGGCAGAGACCGGACGCCGTGAACGGCCAAGCACCTTGAACGTTCAACAAAAGAGCGGAAGCTACCGGATACCCACCAGTCGGGTCAAGGCGATGCGTCGCCGTTGGCATCCTGGCTCGGAGGCCGGTAGGGAATGCCGTAGGCGCGCAGCTTTTCGTAAAGGTTCTTGCGGCTGATACCCAGAATGCGCGCCGCCTCGACCTTGCGCCAGGCCACTTGCTGAAGAATCTCGCGGATGTAGGCGGCTTCGAGTTCCGCCAGCGTCGGTTTGCGGGTTGGGTGCTGCATCAGCGCCGTGGCGGCCGTCATCCGCGCCGGTAAGTGTTCCCGGTAAATGACCGCTCCGGCGGCAGTCAGTGTGGCGTAATCCATGGCATGCATCAGTTCGCGCGCGTTGCCTGGAAAGTCATACTGCTCCAGAAAGGCCAGTGTTTCAGGCGCGAGCTTTGGGCAGGGGAGTCCGTTGCGCTGGGCCGCGCGGGTCACGAAGTGCCGCGCCAGTGGCGCAATGTCGCCTGGACGGGCGCGGAGCGGTGGAACCTCCAGGGCGATGGTATTCAAGCGGTGAAACAAGTCCGCCCGAAACGCCTGACGCTTGACAGCCGCGGCCAAGTCAGTGTTGGTGACGGCGACGAAGCGGACATCCAGCGTGACGGCGCGCGTTCCGCCCAACCGCATGACGCGCCGCTCCTCGAGCGCCCGCAGGAGCTTGGCCTGGGCTGCCAGCGACAGCGCGGCAACTTCGTCGAGGACCAACGTACCCTGCTGCGCGCCTTCAAATCGGCCAGCTTTGGCCGTCGCGGCGCCGGTGAACGCGCCACGCTCAAACCCGAACAGTTCGGCTTCAAGCAGGGATTCGGGGAGCGCGCCACAGTCAATGACAACAAAGGGTCCCACCGCTCGGCGGCTGTGCTCGTGAATCCACCGCGCCAGCAAGCTCTTGCCGGTGCCACTCTCCCCGGTGATGACGACGGTGGCGTCTGTGGGGGCAACCCGCGCCGCGTCCCGCAGCAGTGCCGTGAGGCTGGATGAAGCGCCAATAAAAAACTCAGAGCCTGAACTGGCGTCGGAACTAAGCATGGCGGTGTGGCGGATGGAGCGTCCGTTAGCCACGGAGGCTAATGCCAAGCGCCTTGATGCGGCGGTAGAGGTAGCTCCGGTCAATCCCCAGGGCCTCGGCCGCCTGCGTTACGTTACCATCGAATTCAGCCAGCTTGCGGCGAACCAGCTCGCGCTCGAAGGCTTCGCTGCCCTCCCGGAGCGAGCCAAACTGAAAACTGGCCCAGATGGAGTTACTGGGCGCTTCCAATGGAATATGTTCGGCCGTGACCGGCGATGCCGATTCGGTGATGACGAGTCGTTCGATCAGATTGCGCAGTTCCCGGACGTTGCCCGGCCAGTCATGGCCGCGCAGCTTGTCGTAGGCATCTGCGGTCAGGGTCAGCGGGGGGCGGCCGTAGCGTTGGCTAAACTGCTGCGTGAAGTGCTCGACCAGCACCGGAATGTCTTCTAGGTGCTCCCGGAGCGGCGGCAGTTGAAACGGCACGACATTCAGCCGGTAAAAGAGGTCGGCGCGAAACTGGTTGCGCTCGATGGCTTCGTCCAGGCGTTTATTCGTCGCGGCGATGACGCGAACATCCACCTGGCGCGCGCCCTGGCCGCCGACGGGTTCAATCGTGCCGCTTTCGAGCGCGCGCAGCAGCTTGGCCTGCATGCGCAAGCTCATGTCGCCAACTTCATCGAGAAAGAGCGTTCCGCCATCCGCCTGCTCAAACTTCCCGCGGCGCGATTCCGTTGCGCCCGTGAAGGCGCCTTTGACGTGACCGAATAGCTCTGATTCGATGAGGTCTTCGGGGACAGCCGCGCAGTTGACTGCAACAAAGGTTCGGTCGGCGCGCTTGGACGCCCCATGCAGTGCCAGGGCGACCAGCTCCTTGCCGGTGCCGGATTCGCCGTAGATTAGCACGCGCCCGTCGGTCGGGCCGGTCAGCGCGACCTGTTGGCGGAGCGCCCGCATCGGGACGCTGTTGCCGACGATGAGTCCCCCAGGGCTGGGTGTCGGCGCCGGCCGGTGGGTGGCAATGGCATGGCGCACGGCCTGTAGCGTACGCTCGATGTTGAGCGGTTTTTCAATGAAGTCGCTTGCGCCAAGTCGAATGGCGCGCACGGCCGTGTCAATCGTGCCGTGGCCAGAAATCATGACGACCGGAATGTGGGGGTACTGCCGGCGGACGCACTCAAGGGTTGCCATGCCATCGAGCTGGCTATTCGGCATGTAGATGTCAAGCAGGACGCAGTCCACCGCCGCCGTCGCCAGCCGACGCAGGGCGGCATCGCCGCTTTCGGCTTTTTCGACCGCGAAGCCTTCGTCTTCGAGCACGCCACGCAGTGATTCCCGGATGCCGCGCTCATCGTCCACAATCAAAACCGTTTCCGCCATGGCGTCTGTCAGGATGCTACGGTCGCATAAAAAATCCAAGGGATAACCCATGCACGTTGTTTTGGTCGAGCCTGAGATTCATGTCAATACCGGCAACATTGCGCGCACTTGCGTCTGCACGGGGACGCCGCTGCACCTTGTCCATCCGCTTGGTTTTTCGATTGACGCGCGAGCCGTCCGCCGGGCCGGACTCGATTACTGGCATCTGCTCGACCTGCACGAATGGACGGATTTTGCGGCGCTGCGTCGGGCTTACCCAACCCAGCGGTTCCTGTTCATCGAAACCGTCGGTCAGCGTCGGTACGATGAAGTGGCCTATCGTCCCGATGATTTTCTCGTCTTTGGCCGGGAGACGAAGGGGCTGCCGCAAGCTTTACTCGAAGGCGAATGCGTCGTGCGCATCCCGATGGTGTCGCCGGCCCGCTCGCTCAACCTTTCAAACTGTGTGGCGCTGGTTCTGTACGAAGCGCTTCGTCAGTGCGGCTTTCCACAACTGCGGTGACGCCTGCCTGGCTGTGGAGCGCCGGCCTGCGCCTAAAACGTTTGGTGTCCGTGGTCACCAAGGGTGGGGTTCAGTGCTCGGAAAGCTGACAATCGGCCACGGCAAGAACCGGACCCCAAGCCGAGAAGTCTGCACTTCCACTCAGTTTTCACTCACCGTGCGGGCCGAGGTTTGCGGCCGGTGGATTGAAAGCGCGACGGACCGGCTTTCAGGCGACTCACTCTCTGGCATGGCCCGCGTGGCTTCGGTGCCGGCGCTGAGCACGAGCGCGCCGTGATGCTCCTTCGAGAACAGAAGCTTTTTCGCTTCCGGGTCATAGTCCACGAGCAGTAAATCGCCGGTGCTGACTTGCTTCGTGGCAACCAGGCTCGCTATCGGGTTGACCAGGAATCTTTCAATCGCCCGCTTGAGATGCCGCGCGCCGTACTTCAAGTCAATGCCTTCATCGAGCAGGAAGCGCTTGGTTTCCGGTGAGCAGCGAATGACGAACTTTTCCGCTGCCGTCTGGGTGATCCGTTCCTGGACGGCGCTCAACTCCAACTCAAGGATTTGCTCGAGGTGGTGATCCTTCAGGCTGCGAAAGACCACGACCTTGTCAATCCGGTTCATGAACTCTGGCGAGAACTTGCGGCGCGCCGCCTCGGTGGCCGTGCGGTAGATTTTCTGATCGAGATCGTCACGCTGGGTTTCGGGGCGTGATGGCGCAAAGCCAATGCTGCCGGTGATGAGTTCGGACATTTCCTTGGCCCCCAGGTTGCTCGTCATCACGATCATGCACTTCGAGAAATCCACCCGCCGGTTGTCGCCGAGCGTCAGCGTGGCCTTGTCGAGAATGCCCAACAACAACTGCCACAGCGCATCGGAGGCTTTCTCGATTTCATCGAACAACACGAACGTCAGTTTGTCTTGCTCAGTGTGGTGTTTGTCGAGATTTTCCTGCGTCAGGAGCGGCGGGGTTTCCCGGTGGCCCAAGTAGCCGGGCGGCGAGCCAATCAGCTTGGCTACTTCGTGGCTGTGCTGAAACTCGGCGCAGTCAATTTTGACGACGGCGTACGGGTCGCCAAACAGGGCTTCGGCAGCGGCTTCGACGACGCGCGTCTTGCCAGAGCCGGTTGGGCCGAGAAACAGCATGGTTCCGAGTGGGCGGCCGGGGTGGGCCAACCCAGCCAAGTAAATCTGGTAGAGGTTGGCAATGCGCCGGACAGCGCGCTCTTGTCCGACGACCCGTGCCATGAGCTTTTCTTCGAAATCGCGGGCGCGGGGACTCTTCAAGTCTGGGTTGAGTGAAATCCGCTGTGGAGCAGCTTCGCCAGGCGCGGCAGCAGTGGTCATCGAATGTTTATCTCCTTCAACGCTATCGTTATCAAGAAGACCGGGACAGCGTTCGGCCCATCGGGGGAAGTGCTTTGGATAGTATGCGAAAGCCGGTTTTTTTGGCAATCGAGTGCTTGGAAACTACAGGCGGATGCCAACGATGGTCACGTCGTCGCGCAATCGCTCGGTGCCGGCATGTTCGCGCAACGCCTGTTGGAGCCGTTCCCGTTGCTCCGCGACCGGGTGGTGGCACAACGCACACAAAAGTGATTTGAAGCGGCGCGTGCCATATTTTTTGCCCTGTCCATCGTTTTGATCGGCAAAGCCGTCGGTGGCAAGGTAGAGCATCGCGCCAACTTCAAGCTGCACCTCGTGACCTGTGAACCGCCGTTCGCGGCGCGACCCGCCAACCGAGCGCAAATCGCCTTTGATTTCCGTCAAGACCCCATCGTGTGCAATGTAAAGTGGACGCCGCGCGCCGGCATAACGCAACCGCTGCCGGCGTTGAT
It contains:
- a CDS encoding Fe(2+)-trafficking protein, with the translated sequence MLDTLCVALKGTPRVVIQTLKQQGPLTPAQLVAETGHPEKSVKLALGELEKARLVKRDGETYAYACRDEMAPMSRVPFNTELGRKVHATACAECWKKWQAQQLVLMNHFGLNPLDPQAQKFLFGAMESFFFGDGTPPMMVDTTLQGKISHLE
- a CDS encoding 3-deoxy-D-manno-octulosonic acid transferase, which codes for MFSRFPFWLYNLALGASAPLWLSYYGLRALRRRMSWRSLHERFAYRLPSLPAPTIWFHCVSVGEVLAGQPLAQALRERFPATRFAISTTTDAGQARAREQLAWMDAHIHFPLDLPWVMERALQRLNPTLVIILETEIWPNFLRACARRHIAVVLANGRLSDRSFGRYRRLGSSMGDLLGHFALCLMQSAEDADRIRALGAPATRVLTTGNLKYAPPDATERARRDRIAQSIQQQYGLGDGRPCIVAGSTVEGEEPLLAGVFAQLRQRERLTTCRLLVAPRHPERFAGVARSLQNRGWRVARRSQPQADDLQADIIVLDTIGELAAAYRWADVAFVGGSLVPRGGHNILEPAAEGRPIVTGPHTENFRAIIARFQAANAIWQLAPGPADRLQSALALAVETLLTTPARAADLAQRARSVWSAETGAVAAAMDALEAHVFPRLPALSLTQDG
- the efp gene encoding elongation factor P; amino-acid sequence: MRANQIRRGMIVLFDKQPHRVLECRHHTPGNLRAMMQTKLKNIITGTTFEHRFSATEDVERATLEQHEMQYLYQEGPTHYFMDITTYEQIGLDEEILGDTLNYLTADMTLQVEVYEGQPVAIQLPAVVELKVVETEPELKGATVTGTSKPAKLETGLQINVPGFIREGDVIRVDTSEGKYIERAK
- a CDS encoding sigma-54 interaction domain-containing protein, whose amino-acid sequence is MANGRSIRHTAMLSSDASSGSEFFIGASSSLTALLRDAARVAPTDATVVITGESGTGKSLLARWIHEHSRRAVGPFVVIDCGALPESLLEAELFGFERGAFTGAATAKAGRFEGAQQGTLVLDEVAALSLAAQAKLLRALEERRVMRLGGTRAVTLDVRFVAVTNTDLAAAVKRQAFRADLFHRLNTIALEVPPLRARPGDIAPLARHFVTRAAQRNGLPCPKLAPETLAFLEQYDFPGNARELMHAMDYATLTAAGAVIYREHLPARMTAATALMQHPTRKPTLAELEAAYIREILQQVAWRKVEAARILGISRKNLYEKLRAYGIPYRPPSQDANGDASP
- a CDS encoding sigma-54 dependent transcriptional regulator — protein: MGYPLDFLCDRSILTDAMAETVLIVDDERGIRESLRGVLEDEGFAVEKAESGDAALRRLATAAVDCVLLDIYMPNSQLDGMATLECVRRQYPHIPVVMISGHGTIDTAVRAIRLGASDFIEKPLNIERTLQAVRHAIATHRPAPTPSPGGLIVGNSVPMRALRQQVALTGPTDGRVLIYGESGTGKELVALALHGASKRADRTFVAVNCAAVPEDLIESELFGHVKGAFTGATESRRGKFEQADGGTLFLDEVGDMSLRMQAKLLRALESGTIEPVGGQGARQVDVRVIAATNKRLDEAIERNQFRADLFYRLNVVPFQLPPLREHLEDIPVLVEHFTQQFSQRYGRPPLTLTADAYDKLRGHDWPGNVRELRNLIERLVITESASPVTAEHIPLEAPSNSIWASFQFGSLREGSEAFERELVRRKLAEFDGNVTQAAEALGIDRSYLYRRIKALGISLRG
- a CDS encoding tRNA (cytidine(34)-2'-O)-methyltransferase; this encodes MHVVLVEPEIHVNTGNIARTCVCTGTPLHLVHPLGFSIDARAVRRAGLDYWHLLDLHEWTDFAALRRAYPTQRFLFIETVGQRRYDEVAYRPDDFLVFGRETKGLPQALLEGECVVRIPMVSPARSLNLSNCVALVLYEALRQCGFPQLR
- a CDS encoding AAA family ATPase; translation: MTTAAAPGEAAPQRISLNPDLKSPRARDFEEKLMARVVGQERAVRRIANLYQIYLAGLAHPGRPLGTMLFLGPTGSGKTRVVEAAAEALFGDPYAVVKIDCAEFQHSHEVAKLIGSPPGYLGHRETPPLLTQENLDKHHTEQDKLTFVLFDEIEKASDALWQLLLGILDKATLTLGDNRRVDFSKCMIVMTSNLGAKEMSELITGSIGFAPSRPETQRDDLDQKIYRTATEAARRKFSPEFMNRIDKVVVFRSLKDHHLEQILELELSAVQERITQTAAEKFVIRCSPETKRFLLDEGIDLKYGARHLKRAIERFLVNPIASLVATKQVSTGDLLLVDYDPEAKKLLFSKEHHGALVLSAGTEATRAMPESESPESRSVALSIHRPQTSARTVSEN